Proteins from a single region of Natrinema salifodinae:
- a CDS encoding ABC transporter ATP-binding protein, producing MESIRIADLSKAYRTADGEVLRVLDGISLSVPTGSFFSLLGPSGCGKSTLLNVVAGLTDADGGTVAIPDDDRLGFVFQEPRLLEWKTVEANLAFALDGTDIPNGEYDRRIEDVLTRVGLQNVRTEYPRSLSRGMQQRVAIARAFCIEPDVLLMDEPFASVDEITARELRADLLDLWRLNEVTVLFVTHDIQEAVTLSDVVAVLSPKPAAIDATVEIETPRPREPDDEATWRYYERILSLLDGTSRTSPEDRR from the coding sequence ATGGAATCGATTCGGATAGCCGACCTCTCGAAGGCCTACCGGACCGCGGACGGCGAGGTGCTTCGCGTCCTCGACGGGATATCGCTCTCGGTCCCCACCGGGTCGTTCTTCTCGCTGCTCGGTCCGTCCGGCTGTGGCAAGAGTACACTCCTGAACGTCGTCGCCGGCCTGACCGACGCCGACGGCGGGACGGTCGCGATTCCGGACGACGACCGTCTCGGTTTCGTCTTCCAGGAACCGCGCCTGCTCGAGTGGAAGACCGTCGAAGCGAACCTCGCGTTCGCGCTCGATGGGACCGACATTCCGAACGGCGAGTACGACCGGCGTATCGAGGACGTGCTGACACGCGTCGGCCTCCAGAACGTGCGAACGGAGTACCCCCGATCGCTATCCCGGGGGATGCAACAGCGGGTCGCGATCGCCCGCGCGTTCTGCATCGAACCCGACGTGTTGCTGATGGACGAACCCTTCGCCAGCGTCGACGAGATCACTGCGCGCGAACTCAGGGCCGACCTGCTCGATCTCTGGCGGTTGAACGAGGTGACCGTACTTTTCGTCACCCACGATATCCAGGAGGCAGTCACGCTCTCAGACGTCGTCGCCGTCCTGTCGCCGAAGCCAGCGGCCATCGATGCGACAGTGGAGATCGAAACGCCGCGGCCGCGCGAGCCCGACGACGAAGCGACGTGGCGCTACTACGAGCGAATTCTCTCGCTGCTGGACGGGACATCTAGAACGTCTCCAGAGGACCGTCGGTGA
- a CDS encoding ABC transporter permease has translation MSSGVSDRFVGEWLFERVSSLRRTHFVRACSVVAFLGLWWAISLFYDPFFLPGPREVVTEVVYIVRYDAFITHLAQTLTRVVIAFGIGLMLAVAIGIVMGVSKTGEQFFETFVIVGLTMPAVAVTVIMLMVLGMNNTAAIATIVFVITPLMTENIWEGTKNIDRDLVQMAQVFNPSWPAVLRSVVLPQLVPYVLAASRFGLGAAWKIVVIAEFFGLGDGIGYKINESFELFSLSGVLAWTLSFVILMTIIEFGIIKQVEKRLTQWRGDEGSERIGVSLFQT, from the coding sequence ATGAGTTCGGGAGTTTCCGATCGTTTCGTCGGCGAGTGGCTGTTCGAACGGGTCTCGTCGTTGCGACGGACGCATTTCGTCCGGGCGTGCTCCGTTGTCGCGTTTCTCGGGCTCTGGTGGGCTATCTCGCTGTTCTACGATCCGTTCTTCTTGCCCGGACCGCGGGAGGTAGTTACAGAGGTCGTGTACATCGTTCGGTACGACGCCTTCATCACGCATCTCGCACAAACGTTAACTCGAGTGGTGATCGCGTTCGGTATCGGGCTGATGCTGGCGGTCGCGATCGGTATCGTGATGGGGGTGAGTAAGACGGGCGAACAGTTCTTCGAGACGTTCGTCATTGTCGGGCTCACGATGCCAGCCGTCGCGGTCACCGTCATCATGCTCATGGTACTCGGGATGAACAACACCGCGGCGATTGCTACGATCGTCTTCGTTATCACGCCGCTGATGACCGAGAACATCTGGGAAGGGACGAAAAACATCGATCGCGACCTCGTCCAGATGGCGCAAGTATTCAACCCCTCGTGGCCAGCGGTGCTGCGGTCGGTCGTGTTGCCACAGCTCGTGCCGTACGTATTGGCGGCGAGTCGGTTCGGGCTCGGTGCCGCCTGGAAGATCGTGGTCATCGCGGAGTTCTTCGGACTCGGTGACGGTATCGGCTACAAGATCAACGAGTCGTTCGAATTGTTCTCGCTCTCGGGTGTTCTCGCGTGGACGCTGTCGTTCGTGATCCTCATGACGATCATCGAGTTCGGTATCATCAAGCAAGTCGAGAAACGGCTGACGCAGTGGCGCGGAGACGAGGGGAGCGAGCGGATCGGTGTCTCGCTGTTTCAGACGTGA
- a CDS encoding winged helix-turn-helix transcriptional regulator yields MAKQGSCDCCSPSAAETAVPSDDEAVCYCPVNGVIETISKKYALQIISLLGAHGPMRYGGLEDRLEVTSSSLLSARLDELTEEGLIERRSFDEIPPRVEYSLTPRGRELEMRIQPLLEWAADEE; encoded by the coding sequence ATGGCAAAACAGGGGAGTTGTGACTGCTGTTCGCCGTCGGCTGCGGAGACCGCGGTGCCGTCGGACGACGAGGCCGTGTGTTACTGCCCGGTGAACGGCGTCATCGAGACGATCAGTAAAAAGTATGCGCTCCAGATTATCAGCCTGCTGGGCGCCCACGGTCCGATGCGCTACGGCGGCCTCGAGGACCGACTCGAGGTGACGAGTTCGTCGCTCTTATCGGCGCGGTTGGACGAATTGACCGAGGAGGGGCTGATCGAACGCCGGAGCTTCGACGAGATACCGCCCCGCGTCGAGTACTCGCTGACGCCCCGCGGTCGGGAACTCGAGATGCGAATCCAGCCGTTGCTGGAGTGGGCCGCCGACGAAGAATGA
- a CDS encoding TrmO family methyltransferase domain-containing protein, whose protein sequence is MPSTDRRLLGRSRRPRCARRRDGIGAFATRTPHRPNPLHICTRLLLDRTDWELRVRGLDALDGSPVVDPKPALQAEQ, encoded by the coding sequence GTGCCATCGACCGACCGTCGTCTACTGGGCCGATCGCGCCGACCGCGATGCGCTCGTCGGCGGGACGGTATCGGTGCGTTCGCGACGCGGACGCCGCACCGGCCGAATCCGCTTCATATCTGTACCCGTCTACTGCTGGATCGGACGGACTGGGAACTCCGTGTCCGCGGACTCGACGCGCTCGACGGCTCGCCGGTCGTGGACCCCAAGCCAGCGCTGCAGGCGGAGCAATGA
- a CDS encoding ABC transporter substrate-binding protein — MTLPTRLIRDEDFAADRGLDLALELMPPPAIQQAIAAKEVESGTFPVISGVRLANKDQDIRLLGPVCQSFNSIIVHEDAGVDDLGDLQDVTLGSMPRTSAPWTHFAVLASLEGYDPDDFDTRFGPPATLFGAIQQGDLDAMIGVEPFSSRLLATGDFEEPYVFTDRWEEQTGNRMPLVEVATYQETIDEKPDAVQGLMETMFDAGAHIGDNPRAVIEEYDDELGLETDEEFDLVEERIGHIYPGEFDEELRESGAEVVNRASEEGLVDGDPSDTMFRRPDKL, encoded by the coding sequence GACTTCGCCGCTGATCGCGGACTCGATCTCGCCCTCGAGTTGATGCCGCCCCCAGCCATCCAGCAGGCGATCGCCGCCAAAGAGGTCGAATCCGGGACGTTTCCGGTTATCTCGGGAGTGCGGTTGGCGAATAAGGATCAAGATATTCGGCTACTTGGACCGGTCTGCCAGTCGTTCAACTCGATCATCGTTCACGAGGATGCCGGCGTCGACGACCTCGGGGATCTCCAAGACGTAACACTGGGGTCGATGCCACGCACCTCCGCACCGTGGACACACTTCGCCGTGCTGGCCAGTCTAGAGGGCTACGACCCCGACGACTTCGACACTCGATTCGGGCCGCCGGCGACGCTGTTCGGCGCGATCCAGCAAGGTGATCTCGATGCGATGATCGGCGTCGAACCCTTCTCTTCGCGGCTGCTCGCGACGGGCGACTTCGAGGAACCGTACGTGTTCACCGACCGCTGGGAGGAACAGACGGGCAATCGGATGCCGCTGGTCGAGGTCGCAACCTATCAGGAGACGATCGACGAGAAACCCGACGCAGTGCAGGGACTGATGGAAACCATGTTCGACGCCGGAGCGCACATCGGCGATAATCCGCGAGCGGTCATCGAGGAATACGACGACGAACTCGGCCTCGAGACGGACGAGGAGTTCGATCTGGTCGAGGAGCGAATCGGCCACATATATCCCGGCGAGTTCGACGAGGAACTCCGGGAGTCGGGTGCGGAAGTCGTCAATCGAGCGAGCGAGGAGGGACTCGTTGATGGCGATCCGTCCGACACGATGTTCCGCCGGCCCGACAAGCTATGA